One window from the genome of Cryptomeria japonica chromosome 6, Sugi_1.0, whole genome shotgun sequence encodes:
- the LOC131062916 gene encoding uncharacterized protein LOC131062916, which produces MVPLHGQTLASFQESMYFIHYIIIDEMSFIGPKLIQRIDIRLREAFLAHNQLQFGRRSIILFGDLGQPPLVKDIPTYTSTSYGGTLWHSFITVIKLKKIFRQTREQPAQIAFRALLSNLRNAERTIGDWKLLMSRSNSTLSSVEQSIFLSSTHLFATNEMVSLHNKRMLLSMGKPIALSTVEQLRGFTCTIPDEEQLESKIPLCIGQEVMLSVNLWVETRLVNGALGQVKEIVYNGGEIPLELPLFVVVQFKNYIGPIWDHNIPKNIPLVPISRGLCRQLPLKMAWALTIHKAQALTLQRETIDIGNTNHQGLTFIAISRVYDLTSLRIHPTFMFQRYSHIQHSPYVARRKQEEE; this is translated from the coding sequence ATGGTACCTCTACATGGACAAACATTGGCAAGCTTCCAAGAAAGCATGTACTTCATTCACTACATTataattgatgaaatgagcttcattggtccAAAGTTAATACAACGCATTGATATTAGGTTACGTGAGGCATTCCTTGCCCATAACCAACTCCAATTTGGAAGACGCTCAATCATTCTCTTCGGTGACCTGGGCCAACCACCACTTGTCAAGGACATACCTACGTATACTTCAACTTCATATGGAGGGACATTATGGCATAGCTTCATAACAgttataaaattgaaaaaaatatttcgCCAAACTAGAGAGCAACCTGCTCAAATTGCCTTTCGTGCACTTCTCTCCAATTTACGAAATGCAGAACGTACAATTGGAGACTGGAAACTTTTAATGTCTCGGTCAAATTCAACGCTTTCTTCTGTAGAGCAATCTATATTCTTATCATCCACACACCTATTTGCAACAAATGAAATGGTATCATTACATAACAAACGCATGTTGTTGTCTATGGGAAAACCTATTGCCCTTTCTACTGTAGAACAGCTCAGGGGATTCACATGCACAATTCCAGATGAGGAACAACTTGAATCTAAGATCCCCTTATGTATTGGCCAAGAAGTTATGTTATCTGTAAACTTGTGGGTGGAAACAAGACTTGTCAATGGTGCACTTGGACAAGTCAAAGAAATTGTATATAATGGTGGTGAAATACCACTTGAACTTcccttatttgttgttgttcaattCAAAAATTACATTGGCCCAATTTGGGACCACAACATCCCAAAAAATATCCCTCTTGTTCCAATTAGTCGTGGTCTTTGCCGTCAACTACCACTAAAAATGGCATGGGCCTTAACAATTCACAAAGCACAAGCCCTCACACTTCAAAGAGAAACAATTGACATCGGCAATACTAATCACCAAGGGCTCACATTCATAGCAATTTCAAGGGTCTATGACCTTACAAGTCTTCGCATACACCCTACATTCATGTTCCAAAGATATTCACATATACAACATAGTCCATATGTTGCTCGACGAAAACAAGAAGAGGAATGA